In Elephas maximus indicus isolate mEleMax1 chromosome 4, mEleMax1 primary haplotype, whole genome shotgun sequence, a genomic segment contains:
- the LOC126075607 gene encoding olfactory receptor 6C2-like, translated as MRNGTVTSFILLGLTDDPQLQVLIFIFLFLTYMSSVTGNLTIITLTFVDSHLKTPMYFFLKNFSFLEISFTSACIPRYLYNIATGNKVITYNACVIQVFFTDLCGVTEFFLLAAMSYDRYVAICKPLHYMTIMSSRACRILIICCWMAGFCVIIPPLSLGLNLEFCDSNVLDHFACDAFPVMKISCSDTWIIEQAVIICAVLTLNMTLTCVVLSYGSIIRTIFRFSSVQQRKKAFSTCSSHMIVVSITYGTCFFIYMNPTSKEEVTINKVVSLLISSISPTLNPFIYTLRNNQVKKVFRNSMKRLALLSNK; from the coding sequence ATGAGAAACGGCACAGTAACATCATTCATTCTGCTGGGACTGACCGATGACCCTCAGCTGCAGGTTCTgatttttatctttctctttctcacctaCATGTCGAGTGTAACTGGGAACCTGACCATCATCACCCTCACCTTTGTGGATTCTCATCTGAAAACACCTAtgtactttttcttaaaaaatttttccttCTTAGAGATCTCATTTACCTCTGCTTGTATTCCTAGATATTTGTATAACATAGCAACAGGTAACAAGGTCATTACCTATAATGCCTGTGTCATCCAAGTGTTTTTTACTGACCTCTGTGGAGTAACAGAATTTTTCCTCCTGGCtgccatgtcctatgaccgctatgtggccatctgcaaaccTTTGCATTACATGACCATAATGAGTAGCAGAGCCTGCAGGATTCTCATTATCTGTTGTTGGATGGCTGGTTTCTGTGTAATAATCCCACCACTAAGCCTGGGTTTAAATCTGGAATTTTGTGACTCTAACGTGCTTGACCATTTTGCCTGTGATGCATTTCCCGTCATGAAAATCTCATGCTCGGACACATGGATTATAGAACAGGCAGTTATCATCTGTGCTGTGCTGACCCTAAATATGACTCTTACTTGTGTAGTTCTGTCATACGGTAGTATCATCAGGACAATATTTAGATTCTCCTCTGTCCAACAAAGGAAAAAGGCCTTTTCAACTTGTTCTTCCCACATGATTGTGGTTTCCATCACCTATGGCACGTGCTTTTTCATCTATATGAATCCAACATCAAAGGAAGAAGTGACCATTAATAAAGTGGTTTCACTGctcatttcttctatttctccTACATTGAACCCATTTATTTATACTCTGAGGAACAATCAAGTTAAGAAAGTCTTCAGGAACTCGATGAAAAGACTTGCATTGCTCTcaaataagtaa